In the Hordeum vulgare subsp. vulgare chromosome 7H, MorexV3_pseudomolecules_assembly, whole genome shotgun sequence genome, one interval contains:
- the LOC123412738 gene encoding wall-associated receptor kinase 3-like isoform X2, whose product MLAPLSNHPTCINRSIDRDEDTRGASSVDISSPFNILVNSSISRNPGFDISCESTGPMLSLGGKQYRVLGISVPQGYVRVTGDTVYNQCQQNAGPVTRKFIDLQGTPFTFSHTLNKFTVVGCDSMAMIRSPDVTSRPSYRGGCVSFCASEGSITSGTCSGVGCCQASVPEELKVLNLEFTSIRSQLLQSSGSLENISKSNSTWCGKAFIVDQGSYVFSKDHLHRNLTNLPMVLDWSISRGNCLEARHAPQTYMCKENTECYTMASNTAYRCNCSEGFTGNPYLGCQDIDECKDKNKYPCIHKCINRIGGFNCTCPMGMTGDGKKHGTGCNRDTTLVIAAGGGLPLLLVLLMLGFWTHWLVTKRKLAKIRQKYFLQNGGMLLKQQMFSRRAPLRIFTSSELEKATNRFSDDNIAGRGGFGTVYKGILSDQMVVAIKKAQRVDQSQVEQFVNEMVILSQVNHKNVVQLVGCCLESEVPLLVYEFITNGALFHHLHNTSALMPWKERLRIAMETATALAYLHMASEMPIIHRDVKSSNILLDESFTAKVSDFGASRPMAHNQTHVTTLVQGTLGYMDPEYFQTSQLTERSDVYSFGVVLIELLTRQKPIFGGKMDEVRSLALHFSILFHENRLSEIVDRLVYEEAGARHVKTVAQLALRCLRVKGEERPRMVEVAVEVEALRRLMKQHCIVNSEE is encoded by the exons ATGCTAGCACCCTTAAGCAATCATCCTACCTGCATAAATAGATCGATCGATCGTGATGAAGATACTCGGGGAGCAAG CTCCGTCGACATCTCATCCCCTTTCAACATCCTTGTCAACTCAAGCATCTCGAGGAACCCAGGCTTCGACATATCATGTGAATCAACAGGGCCCATGCTATCACTCGGTGGCAAGCAGTACAGGGTCCTGGGCATCTCGGTGCCCCAGGGCTATGTACGTGTAACCGGCGACACCGTCTACAACCAGTGCCAGCAGAACGCCGGCCCGGTGACCAGAAAGTTCATTGACCTTCAGGGCACGCCTTTCACCTTTTCCCACACACTAAACAAGTTCACCGTCGTTGGCTGTGACTCCATGGCCATGATACGAAGCCCGGACGTAACGAGTCGTCCCAGCTACAGGGGAGGCTGCGTGTCGTTCTGTGCTTCTGAGGGAAGCATCACCAGTGGCACATGCTCTGGGGTGGGCTGCTGCCAAGCTTCGGTGCCCGAGGAACTCAAGGTACTGAACTTAGAGTTTACCAGCATACGGAGCCAACTCCTGCAATCCTCCGGGTCTTTGGAAAACATCAGTAAAAGCAATAGCACGTGGTGCGGCAAGGCATTCATCGTGGACCAAGGTTCCTACGTGTTCTCCAAGGATCACTTGCATAGAAACCTGACGAACCTGCCCATGGTGCTCGACTGGTCTATATCCCGCGGCAACTGCTTGGAGGCGCGCCACGCCCCTCAGACCTACATGTGCAAGGAGAACACCGAATGTTATACCATGGCAAGTAACACTGCGTACCGCTGCAACTGTTCTGAAGGTTTCACTGGGAACCCTTATCTGGGATGCCAAG ATATTGATGAATGCAAAGACAAAAATAAGTACCCCTGCATACACAAGTGCATCAACAGAATTGGTGGTTTTAACTGTACATGCCCGATGGGCATGACGGGGGATGGTAAGAAGCACGGCACTGGGTGCAATAGAGATACAACACTAGTGATTGCCGCAG GTGGAGGCCTGCCTTTGCTGCTTGTTCTCCTCATGCTCGGATTCTGGACCCACTGGCTTGTTACGAAGAGAAAGCTTGCGAAGATAAGACAGAAATACTTTCTGCAGAATGGGGGCATGCTCCTGAAGCAGCAGATGTTTTCTCGGAGGGCGCCGTTGAGGATATTCACGTCTAGCGAGCTTGAAAAGGCAACCAACAGATTCAGTGATGACAACATAGCTGGCCGAGGTGGATTTGGGACGGTCTACAAAGGCATTCTATCTGATCAAATGGTTGTGGCGATCAAGAAGGCGCAGCGGGTTGATCAGAGCCAGGTGGAGCaatttgttaatgagatggtcatCCTCTCACAAGTCAACCACAAGAATGTGGTCCAGCTAGTTGGCTGTTGTCTCGAGTCAGAAGTTCCATTGTTGGTTTATGAATTCATCACCAACGGGGCCCTTTTTCACCATCTTCACAACACATCAGCCCTGATGCCGTGGAAGGAACGCCTAAGGATTGCAATGGAAACGGCAACAGCACTAGCATACTTGCACATGGCATCAGAAATGCCAATTATTCACAGAGATGTCAAGTCGTCCAACATACTCCTTGACGAGAGCTTCACCGCGAAGGTTTCCGATTTTGGTGCTTCAAGGCCAATGGCCCATAATCAGACCCACGTGACAACCTTAGTGCAGGGGACACTAGGGTACATGGATCCTGAGTACTTCCAGACAAGCCAACTGACAGAAAGAAGTGACGTCTACAGCTTTGGTGTAGTACTTATCGAGCTATTGACGCGGCAGAAACCAATATTTGGCGGTAAGATGGACGAGGTGAGAAGCCTAGCGTTGCATTTCAGTATATTATTCCATGAGAACCGGTTGTCGGAAATCGTAGATCGTCTGGTATACGAGGAAGCTGGAGCTAGGCATGTTAAAACTGTTGCGCAGCTGGCCTTGCGATGCTTAAGGGTGAAAGGTGAAGAGAGGCCAAGGATGGTAGAGGTTGCAGTGGAAGTTGAAGCTCTGCGAAGACTAATGAAACAACACTGCATAGTCAATTCCGAAGAGTGA
- the LOC123412738 gene encoding wall-associated receptor kinase 3-like isoform X1, whose product MKILGEQGNPCATALYIFLGQLLLLCLCTLFCTGFSQPNPTKCPGSSVDISSPFNILVNSSISRNPGFDISCESTGPMLSLGGKQYRVLGISVPQGYVRVTGDTVYNQCQQNAGPVTRKFIDLQGTPFTFSHTLNKFTVVGCDSMAMIRSPDVTSRPSYRGGCVSFCASEGSITSGTCSGVGCCQASVPEELKVLNLEFTSIRSQLLQSSGSLENISKSNSTWCGKAFIVDQGSYVFSKDHLHRNLTNLPMVLDWSISRGNCLEARHAPQTYMCKENTECYTMASNTAYRCNCSEGFTGNPYLGCQDIDECKDKNKYPCIHKCINRIGGFNCTCPMGMTGDGKKHGTGCNRDTTLVIAAGGGLPLLLVLLMLGFWTHWLVTKRKLAKIRQKYFLQNGGMLLKQQMFSRRAPLRIFTSSELEKATNRFSDDNIAGRGGFGTVYKGILSDQMVVAIKKAQRVDQSQVEQFVNEMVILSQVNHKNVVQLVGCCLESEVPLLVYEFITNGALFHHLHNTSALMPWKERLRIAMETATALAYLHMASEMPIIHRDVKSSNILLDESFTAKVSDFGASRPMAHNQTHVTTLVQGTLGYMDPEYFQTSQLTERSDVYSFGVVLIELLTRQKPIFGGKMDEVRSLALHFSILFHENRLSEIVDRLVYEEAGARHVKTVAQLALRCLRVKGEERPRMVEVAVEVEALRRLMKQHCIVNSEE is encoded by the exons ATGAAGATACTCGGGGAGCAAGGTAATCCTTGTGCCACAGCGCTGTATATATTTCTCGGGCAGTTGCTCCTTCTCTGCTTGTGTACATTATTCTGCACCGGTTTCTCCCAACCAAACCCTACCAAATGCCCCGGCAGCTCCGTCGACATCTCATCCCCTTTCAACATCCTTGTCAACTCAAGCATCTCGAGGAACCCAGGCTTCGACATATCATGTGAATCAACAGGGCCCATGCTATCACTCGGTGGCAAGCAGTACAGGGTCCTGGGCATCTCGGTGCCCCAGGGCTATGTACGTGTAACCGGCGACACCGTCTACAACCAGTGCCAGCAGAACGCCGGCCCGGTGACCAGAAAGTTCATTGACCTTCAGGGCACGCCTTTCACCTTTTCCCACACACTAAACAAGTTCACCGTCGTTGGCTGTGACTCCATGGCCATGATACGAAGCCCGGACGTAACGAGTCGTCCCAGCTACAGGGGAGGCTGCGTGTCGTTCTGTGCTTCTGAGGGAAGCATCACCAGTGGCACATGCTCTGGGGTGGGCTGCTGCCAAGCTTCGGTGCCCGAGGAACTCAAGGTACTGAACTTAGAGTTTACCAGCATACGGAGCCAACTCCTGCAATCCTCCGGGTCTTTGGAAAACATCAGTAAAAGCAATAGCACGTGGTGCGGCAAGGCATTCATCGTGGACCAAGGTTCCTACGTGTTCTCCAAGGATCACTTGCATAGAAACCTGACGAACCTGCCCATGGTGCTCGACTGGTCTATATCCCGCGGCAACTGCTTGGAGGCGCGCCACGCCCCTCAGACCTACATGTGCAAGGAGAACACCGAATGTTATACCATGGCAAGTAACACTGCGTACCGCTGCAACTGTTCTGAAGGTTTCACTGGGAACCCTTATCTGGGATGCCAAG ATATTGATGAATGCAAAGACAAAAATAAGTACCCCTGCATACACAAGTGCATCAACAGAATTGGTGGTTTTAACTGTACATGCCCGATGGGCATGACGGGGGATGGTAAGAAGCACGGCACTGGGTGCAATAGAGATACAACACTAGTGATTGCCGCAG GTGGAGGCCTGCCTTTGCTGCTTGTTCTCCTCATGCTCGGATTCTGGACCCACTGGCTTGTTACGAAGAGAAAGCTTGCGAAGATAAGACAGAAATACTTTCTGCAGAATGGGGGCATGCTCCTGAAGCAGCAGATGTTTTCTCGGAGGGCGCCGTTGAGGATATTCACGTCTAGCGAGCTTGAAAAGGCAACCAACAGATTCAGTGATGACAACATAGCTGGCCGAGGTGGATTTGGGACGGTCTACAAAGGCATTCTATCTGATCAAATGGTTGTGGCGATCAAGAAGGCGCAGCGGGTTGATCAGAGCCAGGTGGAGCaatttgttaatgagatggtcatCCTCTCACAAGTCAACCACAAGAATGTGGTCCAGCTAGTTGGCTGTTGTCTCGAGTCAGAAGTTCCATTGTTGGTTTATGAATTCATCACCAACGGGGCCCTTTTTCACCATCTTCACAACACATCAGCCCTGATGCCGTGGAAGGAACGCCTAAGGATTGCAATGGAAACGGCAACAGCACTAGCATACTTGCACATGGCATCAGAAATGCCAATTATTCACAGAGATGTCAAGTCGTCCAACATACTCCTTGACGAGAGCTTCACCGCGAAGGTTTCCGATTTTGGTGCTTCAAGGCCAATGGCCCATAATCAGACCCACGTGACAACCTTAGTGCAGGGGACACTAGGGTACATGGATCCTGAGTACTTCCAGACAAGCCAACTGACAGAAAGAAGTGACGTCTACAGCTTTGGTGTAGTACTTATCGAGCTATTGACGCGGCAGAAACCAATATTTGGCGGTAAGATGGACGAGGTGAGAAGCCTAGCGTTGCATTTCAGTATATTATTCCATGAGAACCGGTTGTCGGAAATCGTAGATCGTCTGGTATACGAGGAAGCTGGAGCTAGGCATGTTAAAACTGTTGCGCAGCTGGCCTTGCGATGCTTAAGGGTGAAAGGTGAAGAGAGGCCAAGGATGGTAGAGGTTGCAGTGGAAGTTGAAGCTCTGCGAAGACTAATGAAACAACACTGCATAGTCAATTCCGAAGAGTGA